One Rosettibacter firmus genomic window carries:
- a CDS encoding TonB-dependent receptor, whose translation MFIIGNGFKNNIIFFLILFGIISIELNAGTTGKIAGRVTDINTGEPLIGVNVVITGTSMGAATDVDGNYFIINIPPGIYEIKASLVGYSTVVIKNIRVSIDQTTRVDIQMREEAVSISDIVVTAQKPIVQKDLTSTEAKISGEQISMLPLEDIQSVINLQAGVVDGHFRGGRSNEVKYLIDGISVNDAYSGMSALEAEVNSIQELQVLTGTFNAEYGEALSGVVNQVTKIAGDKLEADFSFYSGDYFTARKNLYQNINHISPSDVYNIQGNLSGPVPGLKKFLKFFISGRYYYDDGYLYGRRMFNPSDSSNFSANDPKDWYIGATGDNKFVPMNYNKRYTLQGKLSINFSNSGKGLIVNTLYQNQQWRDYNHRFKLNPDGDYKKFQESFLTSLNYTYVLSNSAFIDFLASSFTTKFKQYVYEDPLDNRYVKPDRMKDVSGNAFLTGGTENWHFYHTTSTYTGKIDFTWQINNLHQIKSGFEYKYHNIEYKDFQIVIDATTNYKPSLPQPGSFNYNIYKTNPYQLAAYMQDKIELEYLVVNIGVRFDFFEPDGYYLKDANKISILDQLSPPYPDSLLQKAKYKYQISPRIGISYPITDKGAIHISYGHFFQIPPFEYLYRNPNFRIPLTGDFPENVGNTIGNADLDAQQTVMYEIGLQQQLATNFGITLTGYYKDIRNLLGTEIHIKNEFRKFSKLINRDYGSVKGFTISFEKRFSEGIGATLDYTYQIAKGNASDPNDAFNKAQANPPIEANKQMVPLNWDRRHSVNITLTAGKPNDFIASLIGRLGSGLPYTPSFQNQRTGLENSENKPAFYNVDLYLTKYLKMFGKIFSVYAKIYNLFDTANEVEVFTDTGRAGYTLELTRAQEAPRGVNTLEEYFTRPDFYSPPRQIIIGASISF comes from the coding sequence ATGTTTATAATCGGTAATGGTTTTAAAAATAATATTATATTCTTTTTGATATTATTTGGAATAATTTCGATTGAATTGAATGCTGGTACGACAGGAAAAATTGCTGGAAGAGTAACTGATATAAATACTGGAGAACCTCTCATTGGTGTAAATGTTGTTATCACAGGGACATCCATGGGGGCTGCTACAGATGTGGATGGCAATTATTTTATTATAAATATTCCACCTGGAATTTATGAAATTAAAGCTTCACTGGTTGGATACTCAACAGTAGTTATAAAAAATATTAGGGTGTCAATAGATCAAACAACCAGAGTTGATATTCAAATGAGAGAAGAAGCAGTTTCTATTAGTGATATTGTTGTTACTGCACAAAAACCAATTGTTCAGAAAGATTTGACTTCTACAGAAGCAAAGATAAGTGGTGAACAAATATCAATGTTGCCTCTGGAAGATATTCAATCTGTAATCAATCTTCAGGCTGGAGTTGTTGATGGTCATTTTAGAGGTGGAAGAAGTAATGAAGTAAAATATTTAATTGATGGTATTTCTGTAAACGATGCTTATTCTGGTATGTCTGCACTCGAGGCAGAAGTTAATAGCATTCAGGAATTACAGGTTCTTACAGGTACTTTTAATGCTGAATATGGAGAAGCTTTATCTGGTGTTGTAAATCAGGTAACAAAAATTGCTGGCGATAAATTAGAAGCCGATTTTTCATTTTATTCAGGCGATTATTTTACTGCAAGAAAAAATTTATATCAAAATATAAATCATATTTCTCCCAGTGATGTTTATAATATTCAAGGTAATTTGAGTGGACCTGTCCCAGGATTAAAAAAATTTCTAAAGTTCTTTATAAGTGGAAGATATTATTATGATGATGGATATCTATATGGAAGAAGAATGTTCAATCCATCAGATTCATCAAATTTTTCTGCAAACGATCCGAAAGATTGGTATATAGGTGCTACTGGTGATAATAAATTTGTTCCAATGAATTACAATAAAAGATATACTTTGCAGGGAAAACTTTCCATTAATTTTAGTAATAGTGGGAAAGGTTTAATCGTTAATACATTATATCAAAATCAACAATGGAGAGATTATAATCATCGATTTAAATTAAATCCCGATGGTGATTATAAAAAGTTTCAGGAAAGTTTTTTGACAAGCTTAAATTATACTTATGTACTAAGTAATTCAGCTTTTATTGATTTTTTAGCTTCCAGTTTTACAACCAAATTCAAACAATACGTTTATGAAGATCCTCTTGATAATCGTTATGTTAAACCAGATAGAATGAAAGATGTAAGTGGCAATGCATTTTTAACTGGTGGAACAGAAAACTGGCATTTCTATCATACAACTTCTACTTACACAGGCAAAATAGATTTTACCTGGCAAATTAATAACTTGCATCAAATTAAAAGCGGATTTGAATATAAATATCATAACATTGAATATAAAGATTTTCAAATTGTTATTGATGCAACAACGAATTATAAACCTTCACTTCCTCAACCAGGTTCATTTAATTATAATATTTATAAAACTAATCCATATCAATTAGCTGCTTACATGCAGGATAAAATTGAATTAGAATATTTAGTTGTAAATATTGGTGTAAGATTCGACTTTTTTGAACCTGATGGTTATTATCTAAAAGATGCAAATAAAATTTCTATTCTTGATCAACTAAGTCCACCATATCCAGACTCACTTTTACAAAAAGCAAAATATAAATATCAAATTAGTCCAAGAATTGGTATTTCGTATCCAATCACAGATAAAGGTGCTATTCATATTTCTTATGGACACTTTTTCCAGATTCCACCATTTGAATATTTATATCGTAATCCAAATTTCAGAATTCCTTTAACAGGAGATTTTCCAGAGAATGTTGGCAATACAATTGGGAATGCAGATCTTGATGCTCAACAAACTGTTATGTACGAAATAGGACTTCAACAACAATTAGCTACAAATTTTGGAATTACTCTTACAGGTTATTATAAGGATATAAGAAATCTACTTGGAACAGAAATTCATATTAAAAATGAGTTCAGAAAATTCAGTAAATTAATTAATCGTGATTATGGCTCTGTAAAAGGTTTTACAATTTCTTTTGAAAAAAGATTTAGTGAAGGAATTGGAGCAACTCTGGATTATACATATCAAATTGCTAAAGGAAATGCATCTGATCCAAATGATGCATTTAATAAAGCTCAAGCAAATCCACCAATCGAAGCAAATAAACAAATGGTACCTCTTAACTGGGATAGAAGACATTCAGTTAATATAACTTTAACCGCTGGTAAACCAAATGATTTTATTGCAAGTTTAATTGGAAGATTAGGTTCTGGTTTACCATATACACCATCTTTTCAAAATCAAAGAACTGGATTAGAAAACAGCGAAAACAAACCAGCATTTTATAATGTAGAT